A stretch of DNA from Paenibacillus albus:
AAATGAAATGATCGTCGTCCTTGATTTCGGCGGACAGTACAACCAGTTGATTGCAAGACGTATCCGGGATTTGGGCGTATACAGCGAATTGCTGCCTTACAATACCTCGGTAGAACGAATCCGTGAGCTGCAGCCGAAAGGCATCGTGTTCTCGGGTGGACCGGCAAGTGTATATGAGGAGAAATCGCCGCTCGTAGATCCTGCGATTTATGAGCTTGGACTGCCAATCTTCGGTATTTGCTACGGCATGCAGCTGATTGCGCACCAGCTCGATGGTAAAGTTGAGCGTGCAGGCAAGCGCGAGTACGGCAAAGCTGACGTGGCATTCGCAGCGGGCAGCGAGCTTGTGAAAGGCTTGGATTCGAACCAAACGGTATGGATGAGCCACGGCGACCACGTTACTGAGCTGCCGGCAGGCTTCCGCGTAGATGCGAGTACGGACCATGCGCCAATTGCGGCGATGAGCCATCCGGAGCGCAAGTTGTTCGCGGTGCAATTCCACCCAGAGGTGCGTCACTCCGTTCAAGGTAACGAAATGATCCGCAACTTCCTCTACAATGTTTGCGGCTGCGAAGGCAATTGGAGCATGAGCACGTTTATCGACGATACGATTCGTGACATCCGCGCTCAAGTCGGCAACGGCAAAGTGCTTTGCGCATTGTCCGGCGGCGTTGATTCATCCGTTGTTGCGATCCTGCTTCACAAAGCGATCGGCGATCAACTGACTTGCATGTTCATCGATCACGGCTTGCTGCGTAAAGACGAGGCGGAAGGCGTTATGGAGACGTTCGTCGGCAAGTTCGATATGAAAGTAGTTAAGATCGACGCGAGCGAGCGTTTCCTTGGCAAGCTGAAAGGCGTCGACGATCCGGAGCAAAAGCGTAAAATTATCGGTAACGAGTTCATTTACGTATTCCAAGAGGAGTCCGCGAAGTTCGATGACTTCGAATTCCTCGCACAAGGCACTCTCTACACGGATATCGTGGAGAGCGGTACGGCTACAGCTCAAACGATCAAGTCCCACCACAACGTTGGCGGCTTGCCTGAAGATATTAAATTCAAGCTTGTCGAGCCGCTTAAGGCGCTCTTCAAGGATGAAGTGCGTAAAGTCGGCGAAGAGTGCGGCTTGCCAGATGCTATCGTATGGCGTCAGCCATTCCCAGGTCCGGGTCTTGCGATCCGCGTACTTGGCGAAGTGACAGATGAGAAGCTGAAGATCGTTCGCGATTCTGATGCTATTCTTCGCGATGAGATCATTAAAGCAGGTCTTGAGCGTGAAATTTGGCAATACTTCACAGCTCTGCCGAACATGAAGAGCGTTGGCGTTATGGGCGATGCGCGTACTTATTCGTACACCGTCGGCATCCGCGCCGTTACTTCCATCGACGGCATGACGGCTGACTGGGCGCGTATTCCGTGGGATGTTCTCGAGAAAATCTCCGTACGTATCGTCAACGAAGTGGACAACGTCAACCGTATCGTGTACGACGTAACTTCCAAGCCGCCAGCTACCATCGAGTGGGAATAGGCTTAAATAAATAACTAAATAAATGCAAAGAAAAACTCTCTTTTATCTGCGTTGTTTAGCAAATAAAAGGGAGTTTTTTTATGCGTAATTCCAATAAAATGGTTTAAGTTTACAAAGCAATGATATAGAATCCTGTTAGGAAACCAAGAAGCAAAGGGGATTAGCTTGTGATTAATCTTAGAAGCATTCGATTTCGTAAGGTCGGAATAACGCTGCTTATCGTGGCGGGGTTGACGCTTGCGGCAGGTGCGGGGGCATACGCTGCAACGAAAATGACGTTGTTTGTAAATGGTAAGAAATCGGCAGTAGAGCCTGTATCCATTAAGGGTGTTACTTACGTTCCACTCCGCTCCGCAGCTGAGATGCTCGGTGCCAGTGTCAGCTACAATGCCGCTGCAAATTCAGTTACTATTGCCGGTAAGCCGGACAAGGCGCCGCTCGGCGATCGCGGGAATGAAGCGGTTGGTTCGGTGAACGGCGAAGCGATTACGAAGAACGACCTGTACAATGCGATGGCGACGCTTGGTGGCGAGCAAACGCTCAACAATCTCATACAAGACAAGCTTGTTACTCAAGAGGCGATTAAGAAAGGTATCGTTATCAATGAGAATGATATCGAAGCGGAAATCGCGAGCATCAAGAAGCAGTTCCCGTCCGAAGCGGATTTCGAGGCTGCTCTGCAGCAAGCGGGCATGACGCTCGAGGATTTGAAGAAGCAAACGCCGATGCAGATTCGCATTCGCAAGCTCGTTCAGCCGCTTGTGAAGGTGACGGATGCAGAAGTGAAGCAATATTTTGAGGCTAATAAAGAAATGTACGATCAGCCTGAGCAGGTGAAAGCATCACATATTCTGGTCGCGACGAAAGCAGATGCTGATGCGATTATGAAGCAGCTGAAGGCTGGCGCGGATTTCGCAAAGCTGGCCAAAGAAAAGTCATTGGACACGGGAAGTAAGGAAGCTGGCGGAGATCTCGGTTACTTCGGCAAAGGAGTAATGGTGGCTGAGTTTGAGAAAGCGGCGTTCGCGCTCAAGACTGGCGAGCTTGGCGGCCCCGTTAAGACGGAGTTCGGCTATCACATCATCAAAGTATTCGACCATAAAGCAGCGAAGGCAGCGACGTTTGCAGAATATCAAGCCGAGATAAAGGAGCAGCTCATTCGCCAGAAGGTTAGCGCGCGTTCCGCTTCCTGGCTGGAGGAACTAAAGGCCAAGGCACAAATTACGAATACGCTTAATAAAGGCTAAATAGGGAATTATACAAGAACAGTGGTTAAAGGTAACTTTTTTTAGATTATGTCAGCTATTCTTTCATTTGTGACAAGCTTTCCCATTGACAGCTTAATCAGTTACTCGCTATTATGTTGATTGAATCAATACGCAGCAAACACAAACAGCATATGTTTTCGTATAATCTCAAGAATCGGCTTGAGAGTCTCTACGAGGTCACCGTAAATGACCTGTCTACGAAAAAGCAAGACTATTGAACGCGCGAACGGTCCATTCGCTATGCGTTACGTCTTGTTTTGCGTGGAGCCTAGATAGAGCAAATGCCGATCATAATTTATGATCGGCATTTTTTTTATTCTAAAGCTCCCTGTTTGTTCTGTACACATTTTTTGGGGAGGGTATTTCAAAAATGGATAGTTTCTTTCGACTGAAGGAACGCGGAACAAATGTAAGGACAGAGATTATGGCGGGCCTTACAACTTTTATGACGATGGCGTACATACTCGCCGTCAACCCAGGTATTCTGGGCAATGCAGGACTTGATGCATACTCGGTGTTCCTGGCAACAGCGCTCGCAGGCGGTATTTTCACAGCTGCAATGGGCTTGTTCGCGAACTTCCCGGTAGCGCTCGCGCCTGGTATGGGACTTAACGCTTACTTCGCGGCGACAGTGCTCGCTTCGAAAGCAACGGACACGCCGATCTCACCATCGGTTGGACTAACGGCTGTATTTATTTCCGGGATTATCTTCTTGATCCTTACGATTACGCAAGTTCGTCAATTGCTTATCGTTGCTGTTCCTGACAGCTTGAAGCACTCGATTACAGTCGGTATCGGTCTGTTCATCACGATTATCGGTCTGAAGAACAGCGGGATCATGACAGTCGGCATCGAGAATACTGTTACTGATGTTCCTAAAGGTGTATTCACCGATGTGCTTGGTTTTGAATCAGTGTTCCACATGGGCAACTTGGAGAACCCAAGTGTCTACCTGACACTGATCGGCGTTCTGCTTATCGCGCTTCTGATGGTGCTTCGCGTACCGGGCGCAATCTTGTTCGGTATTATCGGCGTAACCATCATCGCGATCATCACAGGTGATGTTAACGTATCTGATACATTGAAAGGCCAATCGTGGACGCCAGACTTCAGCAAAGGCAACTTCTGGGACTTCGATTTCAAAGGCGCTTTCGATACGGGCCTCATC
This window harbors:
- the guaA gene encoding glutamine-hydrolyzing GMP synthase; this encodes MNKPNEMIVVLDFGGQYNQLIARRIRDLGVYSELLPYNTSVERIRELQPKGIVFSGGPASVYEEKSPLVDPAIYELGLPIFGICYGMQLIAHQLDGKVERAGKREYGKADVAFAAGSELVKGLDSNQTVWMSHGDHVTELPAGFRVDASTDHAPIAAMSHPERKLFAVQFHPEVRHSVQGNEMIRNFLYNVCGCEGNWSMSTFIDDTIRDIRAQVGNGKVLCALSGGVDSSVVAILLHKAIGDQLTCMFIDHGLLRKDEAEGVMETFVGKFDMKVVKIDASERFLGKLKGVDDPEQKRKIIGNEFIYVFQEESAKFDDFEFLAQGTLYTDIVESGTATAQTIKSHHNVGGLPEDIKFKLVEPLKALFKDEVRKVGEECGLPDAIVWRQPFPGPGLAIRVLGEVTDEKLKIVRDSDAILRDEIIKAGLEREIWQYFTALPNMKSVGVMGDARTYSYTVGIRAVTSIDGMTADWARIPWDVLEKISVRIVNEVDNVNRIVYDVTSKPPATIEWE
- a CDS encoding peptidylprolyl isomerase, producing MINLRSIRFRKVGITLLIVAGLTLAAGAGAYAATKMTLFVNGKKSAVEPVSIKGVTYVPLRSAAEMLGASVSYNAAANSVTIAGKPDKAPLGDRGNEAVGSVNGEAITKNDLYNAMATLGGEQTLNNLIQDKLVTQEAIKKGIVINENDIEAEIASIKKQFPSEADFEAALQQAGMTLEDLKKQTPMQIRIRKLVQPLVKVTDAEVKQYFEANKEMYDQPEQVKASHILVATKADADAIMKQLKAGADFAKLAKEKSLDTGSKEAGGDLGYFGKGVMVAEFEKAAFALKTGELGGPVKTEFGYHIIKVFDHKAAKAATFAEYQAEIKEQLIRQKVSARSASWLEELKAKAQITNTLNKG
- a CDS encoding NCS2 family permease, producing MDSFFRLKERGTNVRTEIMAGLTTFMTMAYILAVNPGILGNAGLDAYSVFLATALAGGIFTAAMGLFANFPVALAPGMGLNAYFAATVLASKATDTPISPSVGLTAVFISGIIFLILTITQVRQLLIVAVPDSLKHSITVGIGLFITIIGLKNSGIMTVGIENTVTDVPKGVFTDVLGFESVFHMGNLENPSVYLTLIGVLLIALLMVLRVPGAILFGIIGVTIIAIITGDVNVSDTLKGQSWTPDFSKGNFWDFDFKGAFDTGLISIIATFTFVELFDTFGTLVGTANRAGYMKDPEKGKKLIGKAMLVDAVGVSGGAILGTSTVTAFVESSAGIAQGGRTGLTAVTTGVAFIAALFLWPLISLIPGSATAAALIIVGVLMVQSIKEIDFQDMVYAIPSFLTIAMMPFTYNIANGVSFGIVSYVVLATAANAVGKKGGYKVHWLMWVLAILIIARYAFIGSQG